The proteins below come from a single Candidatus Anaeroferrophillus wilburensis genomic window:
- the ade gene encoding adenine deaminase, producing the protein MDAARLISLARGSEQVDLLLTNLRLVDVISGEIFPTEIAIAGTTIAGIGFGYGGRKVLDLQNRYVCPGFIDAHVHVESSLLRPCEFARAVVPHGVTTVVSNPHEIANVCGLEGIYFMLADGKRSPLTTYVTIPSCVPATNLATSGAELSLAAIARLQAEPQVIGLGEVMDVHGLLAGDGRVLAELDRFRSQIIDGHCPGLQGRDLNAYVVAGITSDHECSTVAEAQEKLRAGISLFIREGSVAHNLEALAPMITPDNERWFSFCTDDRQPIDLQGEGSIDHLVRLAVSYGVPPLTAIRLATINPAVHFRLSDRGAVTPGRRADLIVFSDLQRLKTELVFQDGVLRARDGECLSAVAGDCAQQDAAWQMQDTVHVNWSRVDWRIPRQGPQMRVIGVVPGQLSTETLMLAPATAGGQVVADPERDVAKMMVIERHRASGRVGRGFVHGLGLQRGALASTVAHDHHNLMVVGIDNRSMKTAARTAAASGGGQAVALGDHILAHLPLPIAGLMASASLEDVCFQVGLLTAAVHTLGSPLPDPFMTMSFLGLEVIPSLKLTDRGLVDVNSQSFVPLFSAS; encoded by the coding sequence GTAAGGTTCTTGATCTCCAGAATCGATATGTTTGTCCCGGATTTATTGATGCCCACGTGCATGTGGAAAGTTCCCTGTTGCGCCCCTGTGAGTTTGCTCGGGCGGTGGTCCCCCATGGGGTGACGACCGTGGTGAGCAATCCCCATGAAATTGCCAATGTTTGTGGTCTCGAGGGGATCTATTTCATGCTTGCCGATGGCAAGCGGAGTCCTTTAACGACCTATGTCACTATTCCCTCCTGCGTCCCGGCAACCAATCTGGCAACGTCCGGGGCGGAGTTGTCATTGGCGGCAATCGCGCGGCTGCAGGCGGAACCGCAGGTGATTGGGTTGGGTGAGGTGATGGATGTTCATGGCCTGCTGGCTGGCGATGGACGGGTGCTCGCCGAGCTGGATCGTTTTCGCAGCCAGATTATTGACGGTCATTGTCCCGGATTACAGGGACGGGATCTGAATGCCTATGTGGTGGCTGGTATTACCTCTGATCATGAGTGCTCAACCGTTGCAGAGGCGCAGGAAAAACTGCGTGCAGGGATAAGCCTGTTCATTCGCGAAGGAAGTGTGGCCCATAATCTTGAGGCGCTGGCTCCGATGATTACCCCTGATAATGAGCGCTGGTTTTCTTTTTGCACCGATGACCGCCAGCCTATTGATCTGCAGGGTGAAGGGTCCATCGATCATCTGGTGCGGTTGGCGGTCAGTTATGGGGTGCCGCCGTTGACGGCTATTCGCCTGGCGACCATAAATCCGGCGGTGCACTTCCGTTTATCTGACCGGGGGGCGGTAACCCCCGGGAGGCGGGCTGACCTGATCGTTTTCAGTGATCTGCAGCGGTTGAAAACGGAGTTGGTGTTTCAGGATGGTGTGCTGCGGGCTCGTGATGGCGAATGCCTGTCGGCTGTCGCCGGTGATTGTGCCCAGCAGGATGCTGCATGGCAGATGCAGGATACGGTCCATGTTAACTGGTCCAGGGTTGATTGGCGAATCCCCCGGCAAGGGCCGCAGATGCGGGTTATTGGTGTCGTGCCCGGGCAGCTGTCTACGGAAACCTTGATGCTGGCTCCAGCAACCGCTGGTGGTCAGGTGGTGGCCGACCCCGAGAGAGACGTGGCTAAAATGATGGTTATCGAGCGGCATCGGGCTTCGGGCCGGGTCGGTCGGGGCTTTGTTCACGGTCTAGGGTTGCAACGGGGGGCGCTGGCCAGCACGGTTGCCCACGATCATCATAATCTCATGGTGGTCGGGATTGATAATCGTTCCATGAAGACCGCTGCCAGGACAGCGGCCGCCAGTGGTGGCGGTCAGGCTGTTGCTCTCGGTGACCATATTCTTGCCCATCTGCCGTTACCCATAGCCGGTCTGATGGCCTCGGCCTCACTCGAGGATGTCTGTTTTCAGGTTGGTTTGTTGACTGCAGCGGTCCACACTCTTGGTTCACCACTGCCTGATCCGTTCATGACTATGAGTTTTCTCGGACTTGAGGTTATACCGTCGCTTAAATTGACCGATCGGGGCTTGGTGGATGTCAACAGCCAAAGTTTTGTGCCCCTGTTTTCCGCCTCATGA